From the genome of Miscanthus floridulus cultivar M001 chromosome 10, ASM1932011v1, whole genome shotgun sequence, one region includes:
- the LOC136485299 gene encoding protein ACCELERATED CELL DEATH 6-like: protein MDRRLLEAAATGDAAMQDLASHEPAVLVGTTPQGNTCLHIASIHGHQGFCEHVLTTFNQYLPLLNTINADGETPLLTAVARGRATLASVLLRFCREQPSETIRRQDRRGFNALHHAICSGHRKLALELIEAEPALADAVNNCNESPMYTAVMRNYGDVLEKLLKIPHAAHGGAHGCNALHAAVTSGNAVMAKRVMEARPWLARQENEDERTPMYLAAKENKIDILTVLLEHDPSLCHLISTDGSSLLCIAATKGNVGVAQELLRHCPDPPYCNATGSTCLHIAVSSGRSNFVRFVMRSPQLQHLINLPNERGETALQLAERIMQEGDGGERRQTMMSMIAVLQFHLYLSIHAEPFTSEMDRLLEAAVSGYLPGIRHLDAHGVLLATTPRGNTCLHIATIHGHERFCMEVQALKPSLLATVNSDGETPLLTAVASGHVTLASRLLEWCHNNLLSQAILVQDNRGNNALHHAIRSGYRQLALDLVAAEPALSKAVNQYGESPMFIAVMRNYRDVFESLCVIPDSAHGGVNGENALHAAVRNGNSDIAERIMQTRPALAATEDNSITTATPLHLAVLWDKIDVLRVLLKHDRSLGYVFSSQGTPLLVSAAHRGHVGVARKLLQHCPDAPFTTRHRSWTCLHQAVSKGQMEFVDFVLGLPQFGRLINMRDEHGHTALHLAVRECNPKMVAALLLHPNIDVTVLNNGGISAIWKLDGAADNSKTLNWNEVSMLMLNADPQAATNIYNLRRQAHAEVTKRTRKDIKSLTQTYTGNTSLVAILIATITFAAAFTLPGGYSTDPGNEGLPIMARKFAFKAFLVSDTLAMWSSLAVAFICVIARWEDLEFLLYYRSFTKKLMWFAYMATTTAFATGLYTVLAPRLPWLAIAICILTSLLPILTKLLGEWPVLRLRFRLGRTFNSELLDMV, encoded by the exons ATGGATAGGCGTCTCCTAGAAGCAGCAGCAACTGGAGACGCAGCAATGCAGGACCTGGCTTCACATGAGCCAGCAGTGCTTGTTGGAACCACGCCACAGGGGAACACCTGCCTCCACATCGCCTCCATCCATGGCCACCAGGGGTTCTGCGAGCATGTCCTGACGACATTCAACCAGTATCTTCCTCTACTCAACACCATCAATGCCGATGGCGAGACGCCGCTGCTCACCGCCGTGGCTAGGGGCCGTGCCACTTTAGCTTCTGTTTTACTTAGGTTCTGCCGTGAACAGCCGAGCGAGACGATCCGGAGGCAAGACAGGCGCGGATTCAACGCACTGCACCATGCCATCTGCAGCGGACACAGGAAGCTCGCACTCGAGTTGATAGAAGCAGAGCCTGCCCTGGCAGATGCTGTGAACAATTGTAACGAGTCACCCATGTACACCGCGGTGATGAGAAATTATGGGGACGTCTTGGAGAAACTATTGAAGATTCCTCATGCAGCTCATGGGGGAGCCCATGGGTGCAATGCTCTGCATGCTGCTGTGACAAGTGGTAATGCAG TTATGGCTAAAAGGGTTATGGAGGCACGTCCATGGCTAGCCAGACAAGAAAATGAAGATGAGCGTACACCGATGTACCTGGCTGCAAAGGAGAACAAGATTGACATACTTACAGTATTGTTGGAACATGACCCGTCTTTGTGTCATTTAATCTCCACAGATGGCTCCTCTCTTCTTTGTATCGCAGCAACTAAGGGCAATGTTGGTGTTGCTCAAGAGCTTCTCAGACATTGTCCTGATCCTCCCTACTGCAACGCAACCGGCTCGACATGTCTTCACATAGCTGTATCATCTGGTCGGTCAAATTTTGTGAGGTTTGTCATGAGGTCACCACAACTTCAGCATCTTATTAACCTGCCCAACGAAAGAGGAGAAACTGCTCTGCAACTGGCAGAGAGAATCATGCAAGAAGGTGACGGAGGAGAAAGACGACAAACTATGATGAGCATGATCGCTGTTTTACAGTTCCACCTTTATTTAAGTATCCATGCAGAGCCTTTCACGTCG GAGATGGACCGACTCCTGGAAGCAGCAGTATCTGGTTATCTCCCAGGAATCAGGCACCTGGATGCGCATGGCGTGCTGCTTGCAACCACTCCTCGGGGGAACACATGCCTCCACATCGCCACCATCCATGGCCACGAGAGGTTCTGCATGGAGGTCCAGGCTCTGAAGCCGTCACTCCTCGCCACCGTCAACTCGGACGGCGAGACCCCTCTGCTCACCGCCGTGGCGAGCGGCCATGTCACTCTAGCTTCTCGTTTGCTCGAGTGGTGCCATAATAACCTGCTGAGCCAGGCAATCCTGGTGCAAGACAATCGAGGGAACAATGCACTGCACCATGCCATCCGAAGCGGCTACAGGCAACTTGCTCTGGACCTGGTAGCAGCCGAGCCTGCTTTGTCCAAAGCTGTGAACCAATACGGCGAGTCACCCATGTTCATCGCGGTGATGAGAAATTACAGGGATGTCTTCGAGAGTCTGTGTGTGATTCCTGATTCTGCTCATGGGGGAGTCAATGGCGAGAATGCTCTTCATGCTGCCGTGAGAAATGGCAATTCAG ATATCGCTGAAAGGATTATGCAGACACGTCCTGCGCTCGCAGCAACAGAAGACAATAGTATAACAACGGCCACTCCACTGCACCTGGCTGTACTTTGGGACAAGATTGACGTGCTAAGAGTACTGTTGAAACATGATCGGTCTTTAGGGTATGTATTCTCCTCACAGGGTACCCCTCTTCTTGTTTCTGCTGCACATAGAGGCCATGTCGGTGTTGCCCGAAAGCTTCTTCAACATTGTCCAGATGCGCCCTTTACTACAAGACATCGCTCCTGGACATGTCTGCACCAAGCTGTATCGAAAGGACAGATGGAGTTCGTAGATTTTGTCCTGGGTTTGCCACAATTTGGTAGACTCATTAACATGCGAGATGAACACGGCCATACTGCTCTGCACCTCGCAGTCCGAGAGTGCAATCCCAAGATGGTGGCTGCTTTACTGCTTCACCCAAACATAGACGTCACAGTGCTTAACAACGGGGGAATCTCAGCAATCTGGAAATTAGATGGTGCAGCCGACAATTCCAAGACATTAAACTGG AATGAAGTTTCCATGCTTATGTTGAATGCTGATCCTCAAGCCGCAACAAATATTTATAACCTCCGCAGGCAAGCCCATGCTGAAGTGACAAAAAGAACAAGGAAGGATATCAAGTCACTGACTCAAACATACACAGGCAACACTTCCCTAGTAGCGATCCTCATTGCAACAATCACTTTTGCTGCTGCTTTCACTTTGCCTGGAGGATATAGCACTGATCCTGGAAACGAGGGGCTTCCTATCATGGCAAGGAAGTTCGCATTTAAGGCATTCTTGGTCTCTGACACCTTGGCAATGTGGTCCTCACTTGCTGTTGCCTTCATATGCGTCATAGCAAGGTGGGAGGATCTTGAGTTCTTGCTTTACTACAGGTCTTTTACAAAGAAGCTCATGTGGTTTGCTTACATGGCAACCACCACAGCATTCGCTACTGGTTTATACACTGTTCTGGCTCCTCGACTCCCATGGCTGGCTATTGCGATCTGCATTCTCACATCTTTGCTGCCCATTCTtactaagcttcttggtgaatggCCCGTATTGAGACTGAGATTTCGGTTGGGTCGGACATTCAATTCGGAGCTCCTTGATATGGTCTAG